One part of the Alligator mississippiensis isolate rAllMis1 chromosome 3, rAllMis1, whole genome shotgun sequence genome encodes these proteins:
- the DNAJA1 gene encoding dnaJ homolog subfamily A member 1, giving the protein MVKETTYYDVLGVKPSASQEELKKAYRKLALKYHPDKNPNEGEKFKQISQAYEVLSDPKKRDLYDKGGEQAIKEGGSGCSFGSPMDIFDMFFGGGGRMQRERRGKNVVHQLSVSLEDLYNGATRKLALQKNVICDKCEGRGGKKGAVECCPNCRGTGMQIRIHQIGPGMVQQIQSVCMECQGHGERISPKDRCKSCTGRKIVREKKILEVHIDKGMKDGQKITFHGEGDQEPGLEPGDIIIVLDQKDHPTFTRRGEDLVMCMDIQLVEALCGFQKPITTLDNRNIIITSHPGQVVKHGDVKCVLNEGMPIYRRPYEKGRLIIEFKVNFPDSGFLSSDKLSLLEKLLPARQEVEETEEMEQVDLVDFDPAQERRHHYNGEAYEDDEHHPRGGVQCQTS; this is encoded by the exons ATGGTGAAAGAAACGACGTACTACGATGTGCTCGGCGTGAAGCCCAGCGCGTCCCAGGAGGAGCTGAAGAAGGCCTACCGCAAGCTGGCGTTGAAGTACCACCCCGACAAAAACCCCAACGAGGGCGAGAAG TTCAAACAGATTTCTCAAGCATATGAAGTTCTTTCTGATCCCAAGAAAAGAGACTTATATGACAAAGGAGGCGAGCAGGCCATTAAAGAGGGTGGTTCTGGCTGTAGCTTTGGGTCCCCCATGGATATATTTGACATGTTCTTTGGAGGAGGTGGAAGAATGCAAAGAGAGAGGCGAG GTAAAAATGTTGTTCATCAGTTGTCAGTAAGTTTAGAGGACTTGTACAATGGGGCAACAAGAAAACTGGCTCTGCAAAAGAATGTGATTTGTGACAAATGTGAAG GTCGAGGTGGTAAGAAAGGTGCAGTGGAATGCTGTCCCAACTGCAGAGGTACAGGCATGCAAATAAGAATTCACCAGATAGGACCAGGAATGGTTCAGCAAATCCAGTCGGTCTGTATGGAGTGTCAGGGCCATGGGGAGCGTATCAGTCCAAAGGACAGGTGTAAAAGTTGCACTGGAAGGAAGATTGTTCGGGAGAAGAAGATTTTAGAAGTTCATATTGATAAGG GAATGAAGGATGGTCAGAAAATAACATTCCATGGTGAAGGGGACCAAGAGCCAGGATTGGAACCAGGTGATATCATTATTGTTTTGGATCAAAAAGACCACCCTACATTTACAAG ACGAGGTGAGGACCTAGTCATGTGCATGGACATACAACTAGTTGAGGCACTATGTGGCTTTCAGAAACCCATCACAACGCTGGATAATAGAAATATAATTATTACCTCTCATCCTG gCCAGGTTGTGAAGCATGGAGATGTTAAATGTGTGCTGAATGAGGGCATGCCCATTTACCGCAGACCATATGAAAAGGGGCGTTTGATCATTGAGTTCAAG GTAAACTTCCCAGATAGTGGTTTTCTTTCCTCTGATAAGTTGTCTCTTTTGGAAAAGCTGCTGCCTGCAAGGCAGGAGGTGGAAGAGACTGAAGAAATGGAGCAAGTAGATCTGGTGGACTTTGACCCAGCTCAAGAAAGAAGACACCACTATAATGGAGAAGCCTATGAAGATGATGAGCATCATCCTAGAGGTGGTGTTCAGTGTCAGACATCTTAA